Genomic window (Alligator mississippiensis isolate rAllMis1 chromosome 4, rAllMis1, whole genome shotgun sequence):
TTTTTCTAACAATCTCACCACATTTCAGCTCCCTGGGTTCCTCTAGTGTAAGCTCTGTGCATTGAGCATTCAATTCCAGAATCAAGTCATTCTTTGttgaaaacagttttaaaatattaaacatttgTAAAACATAAAGCATTTCTTTATCAAGAGCTTGCATCGCTCATCTTCAAGCAACTGATTTACCTTACCACTTCTGCAGCTCTTAAGCTTGGCTCTGTCAATGGAAGTGGGACAAGATAGCAACAGGAATTAGGTAAAGTCAGATATTAAGGGTTACACTAGATTCAAGAGGACTTAAGTCTGCAAACAATATAAATTTGGtaaagtctgtgtgtgtgtgtgtgtgtgtgtgtgtgtgtgtgtaaagtttAACTCACCACTTACAAACACATTTATTCCTCCAActcagaaaaaatattctttgtacAGAAATATTCACTCATAATAAAATGATTTGTATAACCATGTGTTCACATGTTATGCAAAGCTAAATGGAAGATTGTCAGATGCAGTAATCTGTGAATGTTTGCTGCTGACGTATATTTGATTATCCTATATGTATGCTGGGGTGCTTATTACTGTGGAATAACCATGTTATAAAACAGGATATGTTATGTACCGTGAGTCAATATAGATTTTGCTTAGCATGGTTTGGTGCTgtgatccccccccaccccagcatgatcatagtatttttattttaaagacccCATCAACAGTGTACCAAGTCATTTTGCTCATTTAACTGCTGTATACACAGTTGCCCACGCCACAACATTTTGCATTTCCGTACCACGTTTGGACCAGCATATTCTGTGTTCATGCTTGTACCCTCGTTTCCTACTGCCTCATTTTCAGGTGAAGTGCCTTGAATAGGCATATACCAAGTGCTACCAATTAGGCAATGCTCTCTACAATTTCTTACTTCTAAGGCCTGATCTATACTGCCTGGCTTTGCCAACAGAACTGAAGTGCTGCCAGCAAAATTCCCAGTCAAAGCTGCACCGTGGCACCAGACTCTTTCTGCTGGCAGAGTTGCATTACGTCTCTGAATGAAAgatggcttctgccactgcccagcagctggtagagaacacatgtacacacacaccttCTGCCAGCTGCTGTGCCCCCCACTTCATGCCCTGTCAGCACAGCTGAAGTGGAGCTACATGGATGcactgggagctgcatggggctgccaCAAAGCAATGGGTGCTTATGCAttggctctggtagctgctgtCTCTTGCCAGCTAAAGCTTGCAGTGTAGACAAGGCCAAGGAGAACTGGGAGGAAAGGCCGGACATCTAACAAGCATGGCAGCACCAACATagcgccaaaaaaaaaaaaaaaaaaaaagaaaagaaaacccagcAAAACAAGTGTGCTGAGGACAGGAAGATAATGGTGTGCAAGCCTAGTTCTCAGCAAAGGGCAAATACCATTGGCTGGGCTTAACTTAATCAACTGTAAATACACTTGGTGTTAAGAGACACGCATGTCACAGATCCTTTCTAATCTTCTTTTCTCAGCATTTCTCACTTTTGCTACCACCAGCACAGCTTCCATTCATGGTCGCAACAGCACAAGTTTAGACTGGCCACCAACACGTTTAATCAGCAAGTCCATGAACCTTGCTTGAAACAAGTGGGGAGAACAGGTTCTGAATGTCTGCTTCTGGCCAGGCAGGAAACAAGGTTTAAAAAACACATATCACCCATTGGTAAATCCTGGCCTAGTAGCAATCAGGGAATGAGAGAAAATAGTTACATTATTTATGCCTCTGAAAAGGTGCGGGTCAGGTTTTTACTTCAGGGATAGGTGAGGGTTTGCATCAATTCTTGTTTAATCCAAGCAATATTGCTTtttctgcagcaagggagataaGTTATTTTCTTAGCAGTGGTTATGGCCGGCTGCACCGCAAAGTCCTATTCCCAACATCACCCAGCTGCTTTTTAACTTGTGAACAAGATTGAAAGTGGCTGAAGAGCTATACATAAACATGACGTTACTTCACCCAGGCTTTTCTATCATATTGACAGTTTTCCATAGTATCATTACAGCAATGCTATTTGTGCTGTTACAGATAAGCATCTGTCAGTGTTTCCATTAAAATCCCCTATTTTTACAAGTTTATAACTCAACCATGAAAAATTTAGTCCACAGGCAGAAACTTGACATACAAGGTCTCCATTTAGGAATTATCTTTATtgtcttttttctccttctgcatCTAAAGAGGAGAATTTATGCAAGTTGAATTAGAGATATGAGCCTGACTACTAAATCTGGATCCAGCTCTCAAGCCTGGCAAGTTCAGTGTTTTGGTTTAGGAAGTCAGATGGTAGCTTCAGTTCTAATCGCAAATTCATATTGGGAATGCTTGCAGATATGACTGAGGGTTTCCATTCAAGTTTCTCTCGGTGTTTACATGGCATGCACAGCCTCTGCATGCAaagcagatcagggaaggagcagaaagcagagcaaaagaTCAGACAGAGGaatgggatcagagtggcactcggaGGGTTCAGGGCTAATTTctggcatgcctgccagaaaggttgacCCTCACTGATTTATGTTATTAAGAGACCATGAATAGTAACTTCATGGGGTTAGGTGACGTTTTTTAGTTTTATTACTGTAACAGATGGctttatttctaaaaataatatTATAGTATAGACTAAGTCTTCTTAATTTTCTGTTTTACAAAGTGAGGCacctaaaaattaaaaataaaggagtATACTGTACAAGCACAACATCAGTTATTGATCAAACTTAAGAAATAGCAGACCTACAAATTAACACTATTGAAAACAACATTTTAGTCTAGTCTGATTTTAAGCATTGCCCCTAAATGATAAAAATAGCacaaaaaaatctatatttatgAATCAAGTGTCATCTGGACTATTCTGAAGGAGAGTATATAGAACAGAGTATATAGAAATGAAAAATTAGCCCTTCATTCCAAACCTGCCAAAGTTATACGTTCCAGCAGCTGTCCGCTGTATGTATATGCATAATGATATAGTCtatatcagtgtttctcaacccctgggttgcaagaatatacgaaagggttgtgaacaaattttaaaaaaggatcaacaaacattaaaaatagattctcctttaaaggagaaaaatgtgtgaaaCTGTGGCTTtgcccttgcagactggcagccccatacacccaccccctgccccacacactggggggctgggacccgtgggcaggggcagcaggttgggactgaggagcactgggttgggactggccatcgatgtttacaaatgggtcctggtacaaaaaaggttgagaaccgctggtctatATGATCACATGATGATTCTATGCACAATTCACAGGCTCCCTTCCACGCACAGTTCCAAGAGTGGATGCACAAAAGTGCAGAATAGCCAGAAATCTCAGTGTACTATTTTCACACATTCAACTTTTACAACCTAAAGTTCTCCGTTTCATCAACATTTAACAATAAAGTTATTAAAAGCAATGTTTTTGCTTTACACTCAGCTTTTCCTAGTTAACATTTTCAGATGAAATTAGTGATTTTCTGTGTTGAAGACCTAAGCAGGACCTAAGTCTCAGTGGATGAATTGCTTAATAATCCTTGAAAGTCAGATAGTCAGATCCCCTGTAAGGTGGTAAATTGGGCAGCTGAAACTGGAGCATCCAAAATCATGGTTATTCTTACTTGTGTATCAAGTTGTTATTTAACATCTATCAACTTTAAAATTTACTTTTATATTGTACCTGCAGCTGTAGGTAGCATTTTATTCATGGCAACAGAATAAGCTTTGCTCTCCAACAGTTACAAGGTATGAACAAGTATAGCACAGCTAAAGGTTAAAGACTGTCATGTGGACATTGTAAAAAGCAGGCTTCAGGGAATAGCTGAAATATGAGAAATGATTTCAAAGGGAAGGGTTAGAAAAAAGATCagattggaggtttttaagtggcaaaaaaaaccccacaaaatttTGCTTCTTCCTTTCGCTCTGCTTTTCAGACACTATGCACTTTGGCCGAGAAACAGACCTTTTCCCTCTTAGTCCCAGTCCAATAAAATCCTTAGTCTAAACTAGTAGTAGTATTCTAAAATTAGTCTGAACTAATTAAAGTAGTCCCCTTGAATGAATTTTTTGTGTAAAGAATAATCAGGGATGGGACCCTATCTGTATAAAAATGAATACTATTAATGCTGACTTAGTTAtctttccattttcattttcactttctataatcctgtctctctctctcttgaaacagATATTTTGTGACACGAAACAAGTAGTTCGTGCTACAGATGTTTTGGATTGGGAAGACAAAGATGCTGCAGAGACATTGGTCGACAACGTTGTCCATTCCAGGATCATAAATCCTTTACGTCTATTTGTTAAGCCATCACCAGTGTTGAAACATGGCCAGGTGTCATATTCAGACAGCATAGACAACTTTTGGGATTGGCTGTCCAACATCACTGAGGTTCAGGAGTCTCTTGCACGAACTAAACGCAGACCAATTGTAAAAACTGGGAAATTCAAGAAGATGTTTGGCTGGGGAGACTTCCACTCCAACATCAAAACTGTTAAACTTAATCTCCTCATCACAGGGAAAATTGTTGACCATGGCAATGGAACCTTCAGCGTTTATTTCCGACATAACTCCACGGGTCTGGGAAATGTTTCTGTAAGCCTGGTGCCACCTTCCAAAGTGGTGGAATTTGAATCATCGCCACAGTCAACACTGGAGACCAAGGAATCCAAGTCCTTCAACTGTCGAATTGAGTATGAAAAAACAGATCGTGCTAAGAAAACTGCATTGTGCAATTTTGACCCTTCAAAGATCTGCTACCAGGAGCAGACCCAAAGCCATGTTTCTTGGTTGTGCTCTAAACCATTTAAAGTTATCTGTATTTACATTGCTTTTTACAGTGTAGATTACAAACTGGTGCAAAAGGTCTGCCCTGATTATAATTACCATAGCGAGACTCCATACTTGTCCTCTGGCTGATGTGATCCGTGTTCTGAATAACTGTAGAAATTCAGCATTGGTCATAAACATAAGAGTTTCCTTTAATCTATGAGGACAATGCTTTCCTATCAGGTTAAGGTCTTTCAAAACTTGTGGCTGTGTTTGTGCTGTATCGTAAATATTCAAACTGTTTATGTAAAAcccattttcatttgaaaaagtTGCATTCCAGCTACGTTGTCATTAATAAGGGAAGTGTCAAGCAGATGCAGGATAAGAAGAAACAAAATTATGCATGTCACAAACGCTGATCTTGAAAATTATTGAAGCAGGTTGGAAGGCTGCTTGAGCTAGCAGATACATTGGTGTCTTTTAGTTGATTTGTACAGCACTTACACATTAAGTTCTCAACACAGAGTGGGAACTGGAGACACAAACAACAAACAGTGACAAATAAGACTGCTACAGGATGTCCATATAAAAACCCCAGTAACTATTAACTCTCCCATTGATTTTGATGGTTATATACACAGGGCTTGAAGAATCTAGTCCTAACCTTTGAAGAAAATGGTATTTCTATGAAAGAAATGACAGGAAGTTGGTTCTTCCTGTGCATTTCAAAAAGTAGGTGTAGACATTGACATAAAAGAGTTCTTTCTTCAGCTTTCTTACCTCTGGATATGCAATGGTGTAATCAGACATTGCTAACCCTGTGAGACCCTGTCAGTACAGGTTTGGTGTACATTTCTCCCTGCTGTGGTTGCCATTGCTTTGCTTTATTCTCAGGTGTTTACACATATACCAGTACTAGTTTTACAGTAGAACACGTGTACCTTGATCTGCGTTCAGTGAGTCCCAGAGCAACAACAACGAGTAGATGTTTCATTTAGAAGTAAGCATTTATCTTTACGTCTTGCTGTAGAGCCCCATCCTAATATTACATTCCTAGCTAACAGAAAAATATCATAAATTAAGGCCAATATCCCAAAAGGACACACTTTCTTTTTCATGAGTCCCAGTTAAAATGACTGTcttcaaattaattaaaaaaaaccaaaatcactGAAAAATAGAAGGTCAACAAACATCTAAATATTGAGACCCTATGCAGATATCCAAATGTTATGGCCAGATTCCAGCTGGCCTCAAACAACATGGCTCTACTGAAGCCAACAGCAGAATTTACTCCTGTGGTGCAAAAGTAAGCATAAACATCACATGAGCTTTCTTAAGTAAAAAGGcatgtaaaaaaaatgaaagccaaCACTTTATCATTTCTGATGTCACAGATCCTTGCTGAGATCTGGAAAGGAAGTAGTTGGGAAAGGGGGGGATGTCTTGTTACATGTAAGTGAACATTGATGAGTGCTGGCAGAAAAGTACATTAACATGAAAATTAAGTTTTGCTAACATGTAAAAGTATGGCAGTGTCTCTAAACAGACAAGGAGACAGACTATATGTCAAGGCAAAAAGGACCTCACCTGCATCGTTTTTTTGTCCGTTTGCTTGTAAAGTGTCAtactgaaaaatgttttaaaattctttgttAAAGAAAACGTTGGATTTGTTTTTGTCCTAAGGTTACAAATTTAGAAATGTGGTTTGGTTTTATTGAGAATCTAAAGGTTTCCACTCACTTCGTGCATATAGTCTCCCATTCTCAATAACagagttttccatttttttagtCTATGACTGCTAATGCCTTCATAATGTTTTATGTTCTGTAGGGTgtgctctagatcaggggtggccaacccacaaCAGACATGCCACAAGTGGTATGCACAGCCCATTTTTGTGGCATATGAATGATCAGAAAGTGggcaggaagaagagcagcagcaggcagggaacagagctaCAAGTTGGGGAAGGAGTGAGAAGTGGATCAGATCAGGGAGGAGGTGAGAGGCAAAGCATGATCAGCCTGGGAGGAAAACCACActtaggaagggagggagaagcaaCTGGGGAAAGGAGCAAAAGGCAAACTAAcaagagggggctgggagcaaagCAGCAAGCAAAGGTTGGGCGGTGGTAAGAAAGATCAGGCTGGAAGCAAAGCAGGAAGTGGAGAGGTAGCAAGAAACAGGTAAGATCTGGCAAAGTggaatggggctgggagcaaGGCAGCAGGTAGCGGAGGGAGTAAGATGGCTTATGCAAGAAGATCCAGTGAGGGAGAGCCTTTCTTCATTTACTCCTACAAAGCAAATAAACCCCATGTTTTGTGCACAATTCTTGTAGtttatttagttttaattttctaCAATGCTTAGTAATGTTGTAAAAGAAGATAAAACAATTATCACTCATCTCAATGCTTTTAAAACACCGGAGTAGATTTTCATCTCATTTTTTTGTCACGATACCTCATATCatgaaatgttccttttttacGAGCCTCCACAACTGTGGGCCCATGGACTATCCATCGGCTCTGCATTCAAATTCTACTCCCTGAAGCTGATGAAACATCCTTAAGTCCCGCTGATTTaagagaagaaaacacacgcGCAGTTCAGATCTTTGCTGAATTTGGCACAAATTGATAAACGGCCACAGTGGTGTCTGctgagttctgtatctctcctcATAGCAGGCTCATATTATTCCTTGCACCTTATTTTGATGCACAGGGTGAGGACATTTCAAAGATCATTTCCCATTTCCTGCTTGTTTTCACCTATGCACACAAACTGCTCTTTGAAATTCAGAGACTGATCTCTGGCAGacaggttttttgggtaaatccaatatcttttattagaccaactcaaatagttggaaaaagtcttcttagcaagctttcaggcacaaacacccttcggcTGGCAAAGAGGTAGTAAAAAGAGGGCAATGGCTAGCTGTGGCTCCTCCTTAGCCATTACATGCTTAACTTTTTGTTCAAAGAGTTAATTACAGTGTGAGTAGTCACCCTATGGGGAGGAGGTTGCAGGTATTTTTTTCTTCTACCCAAGGCATTTTACTTGCAGTGTCTCTGCTGGGGGATTGCTGCTTTGTTCTACCCCTCGTTAGGCCCCAGGAGAGAAAGCTGACCCTCCAAGTTTAATTGCCATGTTGTGTTTGACACCCCGGTGCTAAGAAGTGGAGATCCCTTGACTTGCTAATGCAAGTCTGGGGTCTTTTCTGCCTGGAGTGTACGTAACATGGAAGCAAGTGCTGCCAGGAGTCTACAGCCATGCAGATGCGTGACTAAGGCCCCATctgcacattacacttaaggcatgattaaccagttaatcatgtcttaaattgtgacccagacacattcaatcaattaatagcatgataaCACAAGGactaagccacaaagttattctacaaaaaaaataatgtaataaaatGTTGTGGCTTGttcttatcacaccattaattgaatgggtggctgggagccccatcagctgacaaggctcccaTCTGCAGGGGTGCATCACCCACTGCCCTGGCTGTGAGCCTCATCAGCTGCACGGgaacttgctacttgctggtgcagggggagccagggacTGTAATTATGGGCTCCCCCTGCGCTGGCAATAAGGCACGATTGGCATGGCAAGCATCTCTCATGGTAAGAGGTGCGATTGTACGGGTTGCGCATCAGCTCCTATCGCGCCTTTGCCTGAACTCCTAGAAGGGCTCCAAGGTTGAGTGTGTTTTTACTACGGCTGCCCAGTGGcatctgaaaacaaaacaacagcagtaCATATTGtgatccctggccctgccagaggTGTGGAGAGCAAGGGGTCATTCAAATGTGAAGAGAAAGACTGTTCTAGGCTTTTGGTTGCCTTTCCTTCATTCTTTCAAAAGCAAATAGGAGCTTGCAGCTGTTCAGTCAGGATCAGCGAGGCTCCCTGCCAGTTTCCCCACGAATCCCTCAGAGACTGGCTCCCAATTGCAAGGAGCCAACAGTCACACCCTGTACCACTCTGGttccccagcacctgctgccacttaCTCTGCACACATGGGAGGGCAGGAGGTTTCTTTCTCCACTTTCCCTGCTGTTCCTGACTTGTCATACAACTACTGCTTCCTAACACTAATCATACACTTTGCCAAGGTCTTTTCATAGGAATCTGACCCTCCTCTTCACCTGCTCAGAGGGAGATGAGCAGCGGGGAGGCAGTTGTTAGGAATGATGGTTTCTTGCTCACTATGTTCATCAGGCCTCAAGAGAGGAGCTTATTTGTTTGACTTCCATGTTTGTAGTtagctttcctgctttttgaaACCATGCAATCCCAGGAAATTTAGGAATCTTGAATTCCACAAGTCTTGTCACTTATTCCAGACCTTGCATACCTGGTATTGATGATGTATACTCTAAAGACATAATTATCTGTAGTATTCACTTGCAGATATGCAGTGATGCAAAGATCAAGTTATTATGAAAAAGTTTGTCATTCAGCAGCAGCTATTTTGTTTTCAGAGCACAGTGGTCTCACTGGGCATTTAATATCTTCCCTTTAGACTCATCATGTTCCTGCAATAACTTTTTATTGGTCACTAGTTGTTTATCAATTGTATtaacagaaacaaaatgaaacaggggGGATCAACccatggcatgggcagcctctgtgtggcacacagcactgaggaaggggatcagagtggcactctggTAGGGTGCAGAGCTAACCTTGTGGCATGCCCTGCTGAAAAAAGACTGGTTACCACTGATCTAGATTTAGGTGTATATTAGCTAGAAGTTATTGCTATATTCTCTGAGTTCAACGTTTGGTGCTTTTGTAACTTAGTCGTAAACCATGACTTTATTGCCATGTATTTTTACCCAGCACTATAGAAAACTTAATAACAAACAAAACTACAAGGTATTTATTGTAGAGTATGTGAAAACCATAAATGTATATACACAAatatatgtgtacatgtagaGAATATATGTGTACACTTATTTCTATGTAAATAAAGAGAGTTTGCTAAATCTGTCACTTGTTTGTGGCatcctttaattaaaaaaaaaaattgtttcttctTAAATATTTTCCAGCTTGATTCACATGCCTACAAGTTTCATTTTGTGCAGAACATGTCCTTATTCCAGACTTATATCTTGTGCAGCAGAATCAAGGAGGCTATAGACCCAAGAAAACAGAGCACCATTAAGATTCTGTAGCATTTACTTTGTTAGGGATAAAATGATACCAAACAAGGTAACAGTTCTTACCATGACCCATTTAAAAAGGTGTGCTTGTTACAAAGACAGTATTTTGTGCATTACAGCACATTGGGATCTTCAGCCGCTTAAATCTACTGCTGGGATCTATTGGGTTAGAGTGCTAATGTTTTATACTTTTTCAAATTAAGATGATGGCTTTAGCCATTGAAAATGGCTGTTGCAAAACACACATAAAGTGCATGTTTGTTAAGAAGAGTCCAAGAAAAAAACGGAAAACTGAATAAGAACTCCTGAGAAACGTGACACAAAATAGGAGTCATACTGGTGATTGCCTGGTGGAGGCTGTGTCTCATTAAGTGAATCAATGGGTGCATTAAATTTGTGTTTGTTTAACATTATTAAAAACATTCAGATAAAAATAATAATCAATAGTAATAGATTattcttcctccctttccccctgcaaTTTCTGGAGCCAAAGTCTCTTGCCTACCGTGAGAAGTCTATTTCGTCACATTTGGGACATCCATGCCAAGCAAACAGAATTTCATTTTTACCTTTACTGTACCTGTCATTCATACAGCTTTTCTGTATTAAATAATATAAAATCCATGTGCGTGAAACTCAGGGGTTACCTGTGCAGGGGAAATTGACTGGAATGTCTATTGCTGAGTACTTTCTGAAGTAGACACTCATGTTCCAGGATCAGAGCCTTTACACATTTACACAGAAAGTTTTAGGCCATAGCTACGGTGGAATAACTATTCTGATCATTTTGGAAGCAGAGAGGCTGAAAGGATTGCTTAGGAGAGTTATTTGCAGATATTCAAAGACGTTGGTAGTTCAGCTGCTTGGGGGACGAAGCATTTTCATCTCTATAGATTGTGGTTACTAAGCTATGGCTGCAAAGGGAACGCTCAGTAAAGCTGAGGTGAATCAACCAAATTTTGAAATTATTGCATCCAGGTTAGGTTTGATTAACATCATCAATTTTTAACCCCAGGCACCACATTTGTTAAAGATGGTTTCACATCCTTCCTAGATAAAGTAGAATGACGGGATAAAAGAGGGTGATCTAAGGCCACTTTACTCCTGAATAGGTCTCTGCAAATGATTTTTAGAGCTGTGTGAAGTTTCACctggtgtttcgttttgaagctgttttgatgcatttcgagctagaaacagtgaaattgaaatgaaacaaaacaagggcactcaaaacatttcaaaagtttcaaagccaggcttacttggcttcagtgctggttcTAGCCAGTAGCatcagcctcctgtgatccagcaggcagatcagggcccacccgcacccctgggagggctacagggctgtgctggactgctcccgggggtgcgggcccccgacCTGCCTTcgggatcacaggaggctggtgctgctggctgggaccaccgctgggtgcagccctcagccagcaccgggaagatcagtgctgccactggccccagccggcagctgcagcctcctgtcatccggcaggcagattgggtgcctgcacccccaggaggagtccgacACAGCCCCCGCATAGCCCGACTGATTTTCCAGTTTTGATGGCTGaagcaaagaaacaaacattaaaataattctCTCTCATGTTGGACTCAAACCCCAAATTTTTCATAACTTACAACAAATCACATTCATTTTGGGCCAAAGAAACTGATTTTGGTCATGAAGTGAAATTTCCTGATTATACTTAATTGTGAGGTATGGATTAGCTTTAAAATAATCTCATACTGTACCTGAATGTAATACAGGCTATAATGTGAGTTTAAAAgcagatgtttaaaaatggcaagcTAAGTATTAATACTAATTGTAGCTATTGTAAATCTGATTTAAATCCATATTGAGAAACTCAAAGAAATTCATGCTTTgttcagaccagcagagactccctgtgcctgcagaagggtgactgcagcctaaaactttttttctagctactcagttggtctaataacagatcactcaaagaaccttgcacGCTTTGTTCAtactttcattaaaataaaatatcacaGACATTTggtaaaatcaaaataaatatgcagtagtTTTCAGATAGTAGAAGCAAATATCTCTTTacatataactttaaaaaatcctaattaatatgcatcttgtttttgaaaggcagaatgaagaagaaaaatattttttccagttttggctgccaagagcagggacagaacctaatcttcagctgGCTCACCCTCCTGTTCCTGCTTAGGCTAACAGGCGCAGCTAGCAAACAGCAAAATTGTCCTAAAAAAAGAAATTGtgaattagtggaacatcaagaccattaaaaaggagagaggattgtTAAGAGAAGAACCTGTGGAGTGCCATTCAGTCTATTCAGCCATTTGAAGGCATCAATAAGTAATGTCACTGCACTGCAGAGCAGGAATTAAAGCAGAGCACCAAAATCAGCTCCCCCACTTTATACACATACCCCAATTTTCTGGGGGCTACTTTTGAGGGAAAAGTGCTTGATGTatgcagacgaggttctttgggtaaatgtgatatcttttattagaccaactaaatagttggaaaaattgtcctttgcaagcttgcaggtacaaaacacctttcttcaggcacagggagagttgtATGTAAGAATATATGGTATTTGGTGGCCTACTCCTGCAAGGTGTCATAAGCAGGAGGGTAGCATAACATCTATGATGAAAAAAACATAACTTTGTGTTTAAGGGATTAG
Coding sequences:
- the NXPH2 gene encoding neurexophilin-2, translating into MRSLQPLPLLAVHGLLQLIFCDTKQVVRATDVLDWEDKDAAETLVDNVVHSRIINPLRLFVKPSPVLKHGQVSYSDSIDNFWDWLSNITEVQESLARTKRRPIVKTGKFKKMFGWGDFHSNIKTVKLNLLITGKIVDHGNGTFSVYFRHNSTGLGNVSVSLVPPSKVVEFESSPQSTLETKESKSFNCRIEYEKTDRAKKTALCNFDPSKICYQEQTQSHVSWLCSKPFKVICIYIAFYSVDYKLVQKVCPDYNYHSETPYLSSG